Within the Longimicrobium sp. genome, the region TACGTCGACCGGGCGGGAGACGCCGTATGAGGCTCATCTCCCTCAAGCTGCGCAACTTCCGCCAGCACGCGCGCACCGACATCGCCTTCCGGCCGGGGCTCACCGGCATCATCGGGCCGAACGGGGCGGGGAAGAGCACGATCCTGGAAGCCATCGCCTGGGCCGTGTACGGCGCGGCGGCGGCGCGCGGCACCAACGACACCATCCGCTTCGCGCGCGCGGGGCAGGGCGCGCGGGTGGAGGTGGAGCTGCAGTTCGAGCTGGGCGGCCACGAGTACCGCGTGGTGCGCACGCTCAGCAAGGCGGAAGTCTTCCTGGACGGCGGTGTGGCCCCGGTCGCGGCCACGCTGGGCGGCGCCACGGCGTACCTGCAGGGGCGCCTGGGGATGTCGCGTGAGGAGTTCTTCAACACCTACTTCACGGGGCAGAAGGAGCTCGCCTTCCTCGCCACCATGGGGCCGACGGAGCGCGGGCGCTTCCTCAGCCAGGTGCTGGGATACGAGAGGCTGCGCCGCGCGCAGGAGCTGGCCCGCCTCCGCCGCACCGAGCTGCGCACGGAGATCAAGGCCCTGCGCGCCGCCCTCGGCGACCGCGGCGAGATCGTGGGCGCGCGCCAGGCCGCCGAGCGCCGCGTGGCCGAAGCCCTCGAAGCCCTGCGCACGGCCGAGCGCGAGGCGGAGGATGCCCGCGCCGCGCTCAAGCTGATTGAGCCGCGCTGGGCCGCCGCGCAGGCCGCCCGCGAGCGCTTCCGCGAGCTGACCCACGCCGCCGACGCCGCCCTCCGCGACCGCGACGCCGCCCGCCGCGACGCCGCCCGCGCCGAGGGTGAGCTCGCCGCCGTCGCCGGCGCCGAGACGGATCTGGCGCCCCTGCGCGAGCAGCTCGCGGTGCTCCCCGCGCTCACCGAAGAGGGCACCCGCCTCGCCGACCTCGCGCGCCACGCCGAGCGCCGCAAGTCGCTCGTGGCCCAGATCGCGGACGCGGTGGGCGAGACGCAGCGTACGGTCACGAGGCTGGAAAAGCTGGACACCGCCCCGGAGCTGGAGCGCCGCTACGCCACCGAGCTGGAGCAGCTCCGCGCCCGCCGCGCCGAAGTGGACACGGAGCTGGAGGAGAGCAAGACCACCTGGCTGCGCGACCGGCAGGACGCGGAGACCAAGCTGCAGACCTACCGCGACCGCGGCGTGGAGCTCAAGGAGCAGATCCGCTCCATCGAGGAGCTTGGCCCCGAGGGCACCTGCCCCACCTGCGGCCGCCCCGTCGGCGCGGACTACGAGCGCCTGCTGGAGGAGCTGCAGGACCAGTGGGTGACCATCGTGCAGGACGGCAAGTGGTGGTCGTCGCGCTTCGACCAGCTCAAGGACAAGCCGGAGGAAGTCGCGAACCTGGAGGCGCTGACGCACGACCTATCGCGGCAGGTGGAGGACCGCACGCAGAAGCACACCCGCTGCCAGGCCGCCCTCCAGGAGCGCGAGGGGCTGCTCAAGGAGCGCGCCCAGCGCGAGGCCCGCCACGCGGAGCTGACCGCGGAGCTGGCCGCGACCCCCGCCGGCTACGACGCCGCGCGGCACAAGGAAGTCGAGAAGCGCATGCGCGAGCTGCGCGAGGTAGAGAAGCGCGCCGCGCGCCTGGAGGAGACCGCCCGCCGCCGCGCCGACTGGGAGCGCGACCGCGCCGAAGCCGCCGCCCGCGAGGCCGCCGCCGAAGCGCGCGCAAAGGCCGCCGCGGCGGAGCGCGAGGCGCTCGGCTTCTCCGAGGAGGCGTTCGAGGCCTCCCGCGCCGACTACACCACCGCCGACGGCCGCGCCCGCGCCGCCGACCTGCGCGCCGCCACCCTGCGCGGCGACGTGAACACGGCCGAGCAGGCGTTCCAGGCCGCGCGCCACGCGGAGGACGAGTACAACCGCCGCGCCGCCGAGGTGGAGACGCAGGAGACCGACCTCCGCTACCACGACGAGCTGGACGCCGCCTACACCGACCTCCGCCAGGAGCTCAACGACCAGGTGCGCCCGGAGCTCTCCGAGATCGCCTCCGCCTTCCTCACGCAGCTCACGGACGGCCGCTACACGGCCATGGAGATCGATGAGGGCTACAACATCATGGTGCTGGACGAGGGCGAGGAGAAGCCGGTGATCTCCGGCGGCGAGGAGGACGTCGCCAACCTGGTCCTGCGCCTCTCGCTCTCGCAGATGATCGCCGAGCGCGCCGGCCACCCGCTCTCCCTGCTGATCCTGGACGAGGTGTTCGGATCGCTGGACGTGGCGCGCCGCGACAACGTCGTCCAGCTCCTCCACGCCCTGGAAGGCCGCTTCGAGCAGGTGATCCTGATCACGCACATCGACGGCATCCGCGAGAGCCTGGACCAGGTCCTCCGCGTGGACTTCGACGAGCGCGCCGCCACCTCCATCGTCCGCGAAGACAACGTCGACGGCAGCGCGGAGATGCCGGAGGCCCCGATGGCGGCGGACTGAACGGCGGGGAATGGGGAATGGGGAATGGGGAATGGCCCCCTGCCGCATCCCCCCATTCTGTCATCCTGAGCGACGCGCCTCTCCGTCCCCGCCCCGGCTCCACCCTATGGCGCGTAGCGAAGGATCTACTGCGCGTAGCAGGAGGACCGTTCACGCGCGCCTCCTGCCTCGCCGGCTAGATCCTTCGGTCGCCGCCCGAGTTCGGGAGCAAGGCAGGCATCCGTCGGGCGGCTCCCTCAGGATGACAGAAAAGGTGGGGATGGGGGAGTGGGAAATAGATGAGATCCCGGGCCACTCGCCCTCCCATCTCTGTCATCCTGAGCGACGCGCCTCTCAGTCCCCGCCGTGGCTCCACCCTATGGCGCGTAGCGAAGGATCTACTGCGCGTGGCAGGAGGACGGCCGGTGCGCGCGACCTCTGCCGCGCCGCGACAAAACAGTGTAGCGCCGCTATCCCTTTCCACTGCCGTGCCCAATGCCGCTGTCCCCGACGT harbors:
- a CDS encoding SMC family ATPase — translated: MRLISLKLRNFRQHARTDIAFRPGLTGIIGPNGAGKSTILEAIAWAVYGAAAARGTNDTIRFARAGQGARVEVELQFELGGHEYRVVRTLSKAEVFLDGGVAPVAATLGGATAYLQGRLGMSREEFFNTYFTGQKELAFLATMGPTERGRFLSQVLGYERLRRAQELARLRRTELRTEIKALRAALGDRGEIVGARQAAERRVAEALEALRTAEREAEDARAALKLIEPRWAAAQAARERFRELTHAADAALRDRDAARRDAARAEGELAAVAGAETDLAPLREQLAVLPALTEEGTRLADLARHAERRKSLVAQIADAVGETQRTVTRLEKLDTAPELERRYATELEQLRARRAEVDTELEESKTTWLRDRQDAETKLQTYRDRGVELKEQIRSIEELGPEGTCPTCGRPVGADYERLLEELQDQWVTIVQDGKWWSSRFDQLKDKPEEVANLEALTHDLSRQVEDRTQKHTRCQAALQEREGLLKERAQREARHAELTAELAATPAGYDAARHKEVEKRMRELREVEKRAARLEETARRRADWERDRAEAAAREAAAEARAKAAAAEREALGFSEEAFEASRADYTTADGRARAADLRAATLRGDVNTAEQAFQAARHAEDEYNRRAAEVETQETDLRYHDELDAAYTDLRQELNDQVRPELSEIASAFLTQLTDGRYTAMEIDEGYNIMVLDEGEEKPVISGGEEDVANLVLRLSLSQMIAERAGHPLSLLILDEVFGSLDVARRDNVVQLLHALEGRFEQVILITHIDGIRESLDQVLRVDFDERAATSIVREDNVDGSAEMPEAPMAAD